Proteins encoded in a region of the Clostridium butyricum genome:
- the dapD gene encoding 2,3,4,5-tetrahydropyridine-2,6-dicarboxylate N-acetyltransferase has translation MSYNLTDPYEIARFIKESKKSTPVKVYVNGDLSSAEMNDVEWYGSNGFYLLMGESDSITKIVLDNKHLIKHFRIENDRRNSAIPMLDLLEVDARIEPGAIIRDKVTIGKNAVVMMGAVINIGAEIGDGTMVDMNAVVGARGQLGKNVHLGAGAVVAGVLEPPSKEPCQIGDNALIGANSVILEGVKIGKGSVVAAGSVVTEDVPDGVVVAGSPAKIIKQVDDKTKDKTQLLDDLRK, from the coding sequence ATGTCATATAATTTAACAGATCCTTATGAAATAGCAAGATTTATTAAGGAATCAAAAAAATCTACTCCAGTAAAGGTATATGTTAATGGAGATTTAAGCAGCGCTGAAATGAATGATGTAGAATGGTATGGATCTAATGGTTTCTACTTATTAATGGGAGAATCCGATTCTATAACTAAAATAGTATTAGATAATAAACATCTTATAAAACACTTCAGAATAGAAAATGATAGAAGAAACTCTGCAATTCCTATGTTAGATCTACTTGAAGTAGATGCAAGAATTGAGCCAGGTGCTATTATAAGAGACAAGGTTACAATTGGCAAAAATGCTGTTGTAATGATGGGAGCTGTAATCAACATTGGTGCAGAAATCGGTGATGGAACTATGGTTGATATGAACGCTGTAGTTGGTGCAAGAGGTCAGCTTGGAAAAAATGTTCACTTAGGTGCAGGTGCAGTTGTTGCAGGTGTTTTAGAGCCACCAAGCAAAGAGCCATGTCAAATTGGAGATAATGCTCTAATTGGAGCTAACTCTGTAATACTTGAAGGTGTTAAAATTGGAAAAGGTTCAGTTGTTGCTGCAGGCTCTGTAGTAACTGAAGATGTTCCAGATGGAGTTGTTGTTGCAGGTTCACCAGCAAAGATAATCAAACAAGTTGATGACAAGACAAAAGACAAAACTCAACTTTTAGATGATTTAAGAAAGTAA
- a CDS encoding IS1182-like element ISClbu1 family transposase, with protein sequence MNTNNIIPMHQIGFPINIENIISDSDSVRVLYDVMEGLDYSELNRTYSTIGRNPALLPKTMFAIIVYGYMEGIYSSRALEKACKRDINFKWLLQGQLPPGHNSIDRFRRERLAGCIENLFNQLVKKLRELNEIQFKNIFIDGTKIEASANRYTFVWKKSIDKFEDRLQKKIKESLIKMNHDLNLCLIITNAKISVQDANYILDSIRIMIEANNIEFVYGKGKRKSKFQRYTEQLNEFIEKQNKYNEYNSIFNGRNSFSKTDHDATFMHMKEDHMKNGQLKPAYNIQIGVEGEYIVGVDISSERSDQLTFIPFLDRLEKNLNQKYESVTADAGYESEENYAYLESKKQEAFIKPANYEKSKTKKFKSDISKKENMYYNTDEDYYICASGKKMLLKGTKKKKTKSGYETTVSIYECEDCDGCEYKSKCTKAKGNKQIHVAKNFMRLRTNSLKNITTPKGILLRMNRSIQVEGAFGVIKQDYGFRRFFMRGNIKVRTEFLLMAFGYNVNKLYHKTIQNRNGELLHKQQAS encoded by the coding sequence ATGAACACTAATAATATTATACCTATGCATCAAATAGGTTTCCCAATAAATATAGAAAATATTATATCTGATAGTGATTCAGTAAGAGTGCTTTATGATGTTATGGAGGGATTAGATTATTCAGAATTAAATAGAACTTACTCTACTATTGGTAGAAATCCAGCACTTTTACCTAAAACTATGTTTGCAATTATAGTTTATGGATATATGGAAGGAATATATTCAAGTCGTGCTCTTGAAAAGGCATGCAAAAGAGATATAAATTTCAAATGGCTTTTACAAGGTCAACTACCACCAGGACACAATTCTATAGATAGATTTAGACGTGAACGATTAGCTGGTTGTATAGAAAATTTATTTAATCAACTTGTGAAAAAACTTAGAGAACTTAATGAAATTCAATTTAAAAATATTTTTATTGATGGAACTAAAATCGAAGCATCTGCAAATCGATATACTTTTGTTTGGAAAAAATCTATTGATAAATTTGAAGATAGACTACAAAAGAAAATAAAAGAAAGCTTAATAAAAATGAATCATGATTTGAATTTATGTCTTATTATTACTAATGCTAAAATATCAGTTCAAGATGCTAATTATATTTTAGATAGTATCAGAATTATGATTGAAGCCAATAATATTGAATTTGTTTATGGAAAAGGTAAAAGAAAAAGTAAATTCCAAAGATATACTGAACAACTTAATGAATTTATTGAAAAGCAAAATAAATATAATGAATACAATAGCATTTTTAATGGACGAAACAGTTTTTCAAAAACAGATCATGACGCAACTTTCATGCATATGAAAGAAGATCATATGAAAAACGGTCAATTAAAACCAGCATATAATATCCAAATAGGGGTAGAAGGTGAATATATTGTAGGAGTAGACATTTCAAGTGAAAGATCTGACCAGCTTACTTTTATACCATTTTTAGATAGATTAGAAAAGAATTTAAATCAAAAATATGAATCCGTAACTGCTGACGCAGGATACGAAAGTGAAGAAAATTATGCATATCTTGAATCTAAGAAACAAGAAGCTTTTATTAAACCTGCAAATTATGAAAAGTCAAAGACAAAGAAATTCAAGAGTGATATTAGTAAGAAAGAAAATATGTACTATAACACAGATGAAGATTACTACATTTGTGCATCTGGTAAAAAAATGCTTCTAAAAGGAACAAAAAAGAAAAAAACAAAATCTGGATATGAAACTACTGTTAGCATCTATGAATGTGAAGACTGTGATGGCTGTGAATATAAGAGTAAATGTACGAAAGCAAAAGGTAATAAACAAATACATGTGGCTAAAAATTTTATGCGTCTAAGAACAAATTCACTTAAAAACATCACTACACCTAAAGGAATACTTTTAAGAATGAACAGATCAATTCAAGTCGAAGGAGCATTTGGAGTTATTAAACAAGATTATGGTTTTAGAAGATTTTTTATGCGTGGAAATATTAAAGTTCGTACTGAATTTTTGTTAATGGCGTTTGGTTATAATGTTAATAAATTGTACCATAAAACCATTCAAAATCGTAACGGTGAGCTGCTTCATAAGCAGCAAGCTTCGTAA
- a CDS encoding pyridoxal phosphate-dependent aminotransferase, translating into MNKRVEKIQISGIRRFAEKVKKVEGAISLTIGQPDFNVPIAVASGMINAVETNKTSYTSNAGIDELREEICTYLRNFNIKYNKDEVCITVGGSEGLFSVFFALMNTGDKILIPGPAYPAYENISTMIGADVVHYRLNDDFTINIDEIKNKLDTEDIRYLMLSFPSNPTGAILTKDQRDELIEIIKEREITVITDEMYASIIFDEYYSVAQCDSIRDKVIFVGGFSKMFSMTGLRIGYVACSDIYMKEIMKVHQYGVSCAPSIAQYGALEGLKKAMKDVEKMKESFERRKNYCIKRLKELNIDVVDPKGAFYIFPSIKKFNISSEEFCERLLNEGKVGFVPGNAFGDFGEGYMRISYCYSDEILKEAFDRLEKFIGDNFKN; encoded by the coding sequence ATGAATAAAAGAGTAGAAAAAATTCAAATTTCAGGAATAAGAAGATTTGCAGAAAAAGTAAAGAAAGTTGAAGGTGCAATTTCTCTTACAATAGGCCAGCCTGATTTTAATGTACCAATTGCTGTTGCAAGTGGAATGATAAATGCAGTTGAAACAAATAAAACATCATATACTTCAAATGCAGGAATTGACGAGTTAAGAGAAGAAATATGTACATATTTAAGAAATTTTAATATAAAGTATAATAAAGACGAGGTATGTATTACTGTTGGTGGAAGTGAAGGACTATTTTCTGTATTTTTTGCATTAATGAATACAGGAGATAAAATTTTGATACCAGGTCCAGCTTATCCAGCTTATGAAAATATATCTACAATGATAGGTGCAGATGTTGTCCATTATAGATTAAATGATGATTTCACAATTAATATTGATGAAATAAAAAATAAATTAGATACTGAAGATATTAGATACTTAATGTTATCTTTTCCTTCAAATCCTACAGGAGCAATACTAACAAAGGATCAGCGAGATGAACTTATAGAAATAATAAAAGAAAGAGAAATAACTGTGATAACTGATGAAATGTATGCTTCTATTATTTTTGATGAATATTATTCAGTTGCTCAGTGTGATAGTATAAGAGATAAAGTTATTTTTGTAGGTGGTTTTTCAAAAATGTTTTCAATGACAGGTTTAAGAATAGGGTATGTTGCATGCTCAGATATATATATGAAAGAAATAATGAAGGTACACCAATATGGAGTATCATGTGCACCTTCAATTGCTCAGTACGGTGCTCTTGAAGGTTTGAAAAAAGCAATGAAAGATGTTGAAAAGATGAAAGAGTCATTTGAAAGAAGAAAGAATTATTGTATAAAAAGATTAAAAGAATTAAATATTGATGTTGTAGATCCGAAAGGTGCCTTTTATATTTTTCCGAGTATTAAAAAGTTTAATATATCTTCAGAAGAATTTTGCGAAAGGCTTTTGAACGAAGGAAAAGTTGGATTTGTTCCAGGAAATGCTTTTGGAGATTTTGGAGAAGGTTATATGAGAATATCATATTGCTATTCTGATGAAATTTTAAAAGAAGCTTTTGATAGGTTAGAAAAATTTATAGGAGATAATTTTAAAAACTAA
- a CDS encoding peptide ABC transporter substrate-binding protein — protein sequence MKTSKIKKICSVVMAAMLGVSVLTGCGSSNSGSSTVASGQELTFNLGSDVKTLDPALNQAVDGAILLVNMFEGLYKLDENQKAIPGIAEKCDISEDGKVYTFHLRSDAKWTNGDPVKAGDFEYAWKRVMDPNTAAEYAYQMEYIKGAKEYTAGTGSVDEVGVKAIDDSTLEVTLVSPCAYFLELTSFPCYFPVDKKVVEGNDQWSTSAATYVSNGPFKLTDYKIKDQVVLEKNDTYYGKDSVKLDKINVKMVADETSAWASYKAGQFDMVYSVPQSDVDAAVQDGSATTFPLLSSYYLSVNMTDSLNSIDPEAAKALSNPKVRKALTLAIDRESLTANVVKSGSVAAFSLVPTGIKDSNGKDFSDKKYFDTKANVEEAKKLLAEAGYPDGEGFPAATLLYNPEGGNGTVMQAVQDMWKTNLGIDIQLQSQEWKVFIATRNAKDYELARDGWNADYVDPMTFLDMFQSTSGQNNSGYNNPEYDKLINQVKSETDPAKRLEIFRQAEDLLMTDLPIIPLYYKNQTMGVKSYIKDLVASPLGYIYFDKAYIEGK from the coding sequence ATGAAAACAAGCAAAATCAAAAAGATTTGCTCAGTTGTTATGGCAGCTATGCTTGGAGTTTCAGTCCTAACTGGATGTGGTTCTTCAAATAGCGGTTCATCAACGGTAGCAAGCGGACAAGAATTAACATTTAATTTAGGATCAGATGTGAAGACTTTGGATCCAGCATTAAATCAAGCAGTTGATGGTGCTATATTACTTGTAAACATGTTTGAAGGTCTTTATAAGTTAGACGAAAATCAAAAAGCTATTCCAGGTATTGCAGAAAAATGTGATATTTCTGAAGATGGAAAAGTTTATACATTCCATTTAAGAAGTGATGCTAAATGGACAAATGGTGATCCTGTTAAAGCAGGAGATTTTGAATATGCATGGAAAAGAGTAATGGATCCAAACACTGCTGCTGAATATGCATATCAAATGGAATACATTAAGGGTGCTAAAGAATATACAGCAGGAACAGGATCAGTTGATGAAGTTGGAGTAAAAGCTATAGACGACTCAACACTAGAAGTAACTTTAGTATCACCATGTGCTTACTTCTTAGAATTAACATCATTCCCATGCTATTTCCCAGTAGACAAAAAAGTTGTTGAAGGAAATGATCAATGGTCAACAAGTGCTGCAACTTATGTAAGTAATGGACCTTTTAAACTTACAGATTATAAAATAAAAGACCAAGTAGTATTAGAAAAGAATGATACTTATTATGGAAAAGATTCAGTAAAACTTGATAAGATCAATGTTAAAATGGTTGCTGATGAAACTTCAGCTTGGGCTAGTTATAAGGCAGGACAATTTGATATGGTTTATTCAGTGCCACAATCAGATGTTGATGCAGCAGTGCAAGATGGAAGTGCTACAACATTCCCATTATTAAGCAGTTATTACTTATCAGTTAATATGACAGATTCATTAAATTCAATTGATCCAGAAGCAGCAAAAGCTTTGAGTAACCCTAAGGTAAGAAAAGCGTTAACTCTTGCTATTGACAGAGAGTCTTTAACTGCAAATGTTGTTAAATCAGGATCAGTAGCAGCATTTAGTTTAGTTCCAACAGGAATTAAAGATAGCAATGGAAAAGATTTTTCAGATAAAAAATACTTTGATACTAAAGCAAATGTGGAAGAAGCTAAAAAGTTATTAGCAGAAGCAGGATATCCTGATGGTGAAGGATTCCCAGCAGCAACACTTCTTTATAACCCAGAAGGTGGTAACGGAACAGTAATGCAAGCAGTTCAAGATATGTGGAAAACTAATCTTGGAATAGACATTCAATTACAAAGCCAAGAATGGAAAGTATTTATTGCAACAAGAAATGCTAAGGATTATGAACTTGCAAGAGATGGATGGAATGCTGACTATGTTGATCCAATGACATTCTTAGATATGTTCCAAAGTACGTCAGGTCAAAATAATTCAGGATACAACAATCCAGAATATGACAAACTTATTAATCAAGTAAAATCAGAAACAGATCCTGCTAAGAGACTTGAAATATTTAGACAGGCAGAAGATTTATTAATGACTGATTTACCAATTATACCATTATACTATAAAAACCAAACTATGGGTGTTAAGAGTTACATCAAAGATTTAGTGGCATCACCACTTGGATATATATACTTTGATAAAGCTTATATTGAAGGAAAATAG
- a CDS encoding ABC transporter permease: MIKYIGKRLVASLLTIWVVITLTFFLMRLMPGGPFDSDKLTPQVKANMEAKYGMDKPLSEQYFMYMKNLVHGDLGESMIFKGRGVSETIKTSFPASAKVGMCSVATSIVVGISLGIVAALKRNTWADTTIVFVVTLGITIPSFVISAVLIYFLAVKFGLLPPTGFSGWKNYIMPVIALSMSSMAFITRLTRNKLLDVLKSDYIRTAKAKGLSKGKIVFKHALRNSLIPIVTYVGPLIASILTGSFIVEQIFAIPGLGNEFVQSVTNRDYSMLLGVTVFYCTMLITFNFLVDVLYVVIDPRIKLENAES; this comes from the coding sequence ATGATTAAATACATAGGAAAGAGACTTGTTGCAAGTTTGCTAACTATATGGGTAGTTATTACACTGACATTTTTTCTAATGAGATTAATGCCAGGTGGACCATTTGATAGTGATAAGCTTACACCACAAGTAAAAGCTAATATGGAAGCTAAGTATGGAATGGACAAACCACTTAGTGAACAATATTTTATGTACATGAAGAATTTAGTTCATGGTGATTTAGGTGAGTCAATGATATTTAAGGGAAGAGGAGTAAGTGAAACTATAAAGACTTCATTTCCAGCATCTGCAAAAGTAGGGATGTGTAGTGTTGCTACATCAATAGTTGTAGGTATATCTTTAGGAATTGTAGCGGCTTTAAAAAGAAATACTTGGGCAGATACTACAATAGTGTTTGTTGTAACACTAGGTATTACAATTCCAAGTTTTGTTATTAGTGCAGTACTTATCTACTTCTTAGCCGTAAAGTTTGGATTGTTGCCTCCAACGGGATTTAGTGGATGGAAGAATTATATAATGCCGGTAATTGCATTATCAATGTCTTCTATGGCATTTATAACTAGACTTACAAGAAATAAGCTTTTAGATGTACTTAAATCTGATTATATAAGAACAGCTAAGGCAAAAGGGTTAAGTAAAGGAAAGATAGTTTTCAAACATGCTCTTAGAAATTCATTAATTCCAATAGTAACATATGTTGGACCACTAATTGCAAGTATACTTACAGGAAGCTTTATAGTAGAACAGATTTTTGCTATTCCAGGTCTTGGAAATGAATTTGTACAATCTGTTACTAATAGAGATTATTCAATGCTTCTTGGAGTTACAGTATTCTACTGTACAATGCTTATCACATTTAACTTCTTAGTAGATGTATTATATGTTGTTATTGATCCAAGAATAAAATTAGAAAATGCTGAAAGTTAG
- a CDS encoding ABC transporter ATP-binding protein, giving the protein MEDKKNDIILEVKDLCKYFPAKKGLFKNNSYVKAVDKVSFTLKRGETLGLVGESGCGKTTTGRTILKLYEPTSGQIIFNGKDITKYSSKEMVSLRKKMQMIFQDPYASLDPRMTVGDIIGEAIDVHKLLTGEERTQRIRSLLSKVGLMSDHINRYPHEFSGGQRQRIGIARALAVEPDFIVCDEPISALDVSIQAQVINMLEELQEELGLTYLFIAHDLSMVKHISTHIGVMYLGQMVEKGGSNEVYSNPKHPYTQALLSAVPIPDPEIAKNSERIVLEGDIPSPIDPPPGCRFKGRCKCAKPICSEVDPVLKEVEDGHFVACHLYD; this is encoded by the coding sequence GTGGAAGATAAGAAAAATGACATTATTTTAGAAGTAAAAGATCTATGTAAATACTTCCCTGCAAAAAAAGGATTATTTAAAAATAATAGTTATGTAAAAGCAGTAGATAAAGTTTCTTTTACATTAAAAAGAGGAGAAACTTTAGGTCTTGTAGGTGAATCGGGTTGTGGGAAGACTACTACAGGTAGAACCATATTAAAGCTTTATGAACCAACAAGTGGACAAATAATCTTTAATGGGAAGGATATCACAAAATATTCAAGTAAGGAAATGGTATCATTAAGAAAAAAAATGCAGATGATATTTCAAGATCCGTATGCTTCATTAGATCCTAGAATGACAGTTGGAGATATTATAGGAGAAGCTATTGATGTACATAAACTTCTTACAGGTGAAGAAAGAACACAAAGGATAAGAAGTCTGTTATCTAAAGTAGGTCTTATGAGTGATCATATAAATAGATATCCTCATGAATTTTCAGGTGGTCAGAGACAGAGAATTGGTATTGCAAGAGCATTAGCTGTTGAGCCAGATTTCATAGTATGTGATGAACCTATTTCTGCACTTGATGTTTCGATTCAGGCACAAGTTATAAACATGCTTGAAGAATTGCAAGAAGAACTTGGATTAACTTATCTGTTTATTGCTCATGACCTTTCTATGGTTAAGCATATATCTACTCATATTGGGGTTATGTATCTTGGTCAGATGGTTGAAAAGGGTGGAAGTAATGAAGTTTACAGCAATCCTAAACATCCATATACACAAGCACTTTTATCAGCTGTACCTATTCCTGATCCAGAAATTGCAAAAAACAGTGAGAGAATAGTACTTGAAGGAGACATTCCATCGCCTATAGATCCTCCACCAGGATGTAGATTTAAAGGAAGATGTAAATGTGCAAAACCAATTTGCTCTGAAGTAGATCCTGTGCTTAAGGAAGTTGAAGATGGACATTTTGTTGCCTGTCACTTATATGATTAA
- a CDS encoding ABC transporter permease yields MEENLSIDRELFTPLTDEEKKIDVVVRPSISYWKDAWMRLKSNKVALGSLFMVIIIILSAIIVPMFSQYDYAANNLSMTNLKPSAEHLFGTDQLGRDIFVRVFYGARYSLTIAIVAAFINLVIGVLYGGIAGYFGGKVDAILMRIVDVIYSIPLTIYVIIFMAILRKPGSSGSGLATIILALSISYWIGMARIVRGDVLQLKQQEFVLASKALGASNFRILIRHLIPNCMGSIMVTLTLLIPEAVFTEAFLSFIGLGLVPPKASLGTLANEAMKAIYTYPWQLLFPAVMICLIILSFNLFGDGLNDALDPKNKR; encoded by the coding sequence ATGGAAGAAAATTTAAGTATTGATAGAGAACTATTTACTCCTCTAACTGATGAAGAAAAGAAAATAGATGTAGTCGTAAGACCAAGCATCAGTTATTGGAAAGATGCATGGATGAGATTAAAAAGTAATAAGGTTGCTTTAGGATCGTTGTTCATGGTTATAATAATTATCTTATCTGCTATAATTGTACCAATGTTTTCTCAGTATGATTATGCAGCAAATAATTTAAGTATGACTAATTTAAAACCAAGTGCAGAACATTTATTTGGAACTGATCAGCTTGGAAGAGATATTTTTGTAAGAGTATTCTATGGAGCACGATATTCTCTTACAATTGCAATTGTAGCTGCATTTATTAATCTTGTTATCGGAGTTTTATATGGTGGAATTGCAGGATATTTTGGTGGAAAAGTCGATGCAATATTAATGAGAATAGTTGATGTAATCTATTCAATTCCATTAACTATATACGTAATAATATTCATGGCTATATTGAGAAAACCTGGAAGCTCTGGAAGCGGTCTCGCAACTATAATTTTAGCACTTTCAATTTCGTATTGGATTGGAATGGCGAGAATTGTAAGAGGTGATGTTCTTCAATTAAAACAACAGGAATTTGTACTTGCATCTAAAGCTTTAGGAGCATCGAATTTTAGAATATTAATAAGACATTTAATACCAAACTGTATGGGGTCAATAATGGTTACTTTAACATTGTTAATACCAGAAGCAGTATTTACAGAAGCATTCCTAAGCTTCATAGGACTTGGTCTTGTACCGCCTAAAGCATCACTTGGAACACTTGCAAATGAAGCTATGAAAGCTATTTACACATATCCATGGCAATTATTATTCCCAGCAGTAATGATTTGTCTAATTATATTATCATTCAACCTTTTTGGTGATGGATTAAACGATGCTTTAGATCCTAAGAATAAGAGATAG
- a CDS encoding ABC transporter ATP-binding protein — MEKLLEVKDLKTSFKTNVGEVQAVRGVSFHLDKGEALGIVGESGCGKSVTMMSIMRLLADNGKLTGGEIHFDGKDISNVKESVMEGIRGNDIGMIFQDPMTSLNPVYTIGDQLMEPILKHKKISRAEAKKEAIEMLSLVGIPSPEKRMKQYPHEFSGGMRQRAMIAMSLICKPKLIIADEPTTALDVTIQAQILDLMKDLKEKLNTSIILITHDLGVVADLCSRINVMYGGTIIETGTTEDIFYRGRHPYTWGLLRSVPNPKENTKEKLKPIEGQPPDLLKPPTGCAFAARCEHAMKICLQKQPPLFENGENHKTACWLCHKDAPKVESPIRRDK; from the coding sequence ATGGAAAAGTTATTAGAGGTAAAAGATTTAAAAACTTCATTTAAAACTAATGTTGGGGAAGTACAAGCGGTAAGAGGAGTATCTTTTCATTTAGATAAAGGTGAAGCTTTAGGGATTGTTGGAGAGTCAGGATGCGGTAAAAGTGTTACCATGATGTCAATAATGAGACTTTTAGCTGATAATGGTAAATTAACAGGCGGAGAAATACATTTTGATGGAAAAGATATTTCTAATGTTAAAGAATCTGTAATGGAAGGCATAAGAGGAAATGATATCGGGATGATATTCCAAGATCCAATGACATCATTAAATCCAGTTTATACAATTGGAGACCAGCTTATGGAACCAATACTTAAACATAAAAAAATAAGCAGAGCAGAAGCTAAAAAGGAAGCAATAGAAATGCTTTCTCTTGTAGGAATACCAAGTCCTGAAAAAAGAATGAAACAATATCCTCATGAATTTTCAGGTGGTATGAGACAGAGAGCAATGATAGCTATGAGTTTAATATGTAAACCAAAACTTATTATTGCAGATGAACCTACAACAGCTTTAGATGTTACAATACAAGCACAAATTCTTGATCTTATGAAGGATTTAAAAGAAAAGCTTAATACATCAATAATACTTATAACTCATGATTTAGGTGTTGTTGCTGACCTTTGTAGTAGAATTAATGTAATGTACGGTGGGACAATAATTGAAACAGGTACTACAGAAGATATATTCTATAGAGGAAGACATCCATATACATGGGGACTTTTAAGAAGCGTACCAAATCCAAAGGAAAATACAAAAGAAAAGTTAAAACCAATTGAAGGACAGCCACCAGACTTACTAAAGCCTCCGACAGGATGTGCATTTGCAGCAAGATGTGAACATGCAATGAAAATATGTCTACAAAAACAGCCACCATTATTTGAAAATGGTGAAAATCATAAAACTGCATGCTGGCTATGTCATAAGGATGCACCAAAGGTTGAATCACCTATAAGGAGGGATAAGTAG